From one Triticum urartu cultivar G1812 chromosome 3, Tu2.1, whole genome shotgun sequence genomic stretch:
- the LOC125544233 gene encoding cinnamoyl-CoA reductase-like SNL6 → MGVLRSTQSMQAEVEEMRAALFHGGGWRPSAGDSDVKRAAGGDEGAAGPRTVCVTGGISFVGFAIVDRLLRHGYTVRLALETQEDLDKLREMEMFGEDGRDGVWTVMANVMEPDSLHRAFDGCTGVFHTSAFVDPGGMSGYTKHMASLEAQAAERVIQACVRTESVRKCVFTSSLLACVWRQNHPHERRGPTIVDENCWSDESFCRNNKLWFALGKTAAEKAAWRAARGRDLKLVTVCPALVTGPGFRRRNSTASIAYLKGSGVMLADGVLATANVATVAEAHVRVYEAMGDNTAGGRYICYDHVIQRAEEFAELERQLGIPSRTAAAQSVDDDDRPARFELCKGKLGRLMASRRRCTYDDYYRPVTFQ, encoded by the exons ATGGGCGTCCTACGGAGCACGCAGAGCATGCAGGCGGAGGTGGAGGAGATGCGCGCCGCGCTCTTCCACGGGGGCGGCTGGCGCCCCTCGGCCGGCGACAGCGACGTCAAGCGCGCGGCCGGCGGCGACGAAGGCGCGGCCGGCCCGCGCACCGTGTGCGTCACCGGCGGCATATCCTTCGTCGGCTTCGCCATCGTCGACCGCCTCCTCCGCCACGGATACACCGTGCGCCTCGCCCTCGAGACACAAG AGGACCTGGACAAGCTGAGGGAGATGGAGATGTTCGGGGAGGACGGCCGGGACGGGGTGTGGACGGTGATGGCGAATGTGATGGAACCCGACAGCCTGCACCGGGCGTTCGACGGCTGCACCGGCGTGTTCCACACCTCGGCGTTCGTTGATCCCGGGGGCATGTCCGGCTACACG AAACATATGGCTAGCTTGGAAGCCCAAGCAGCGGAGCGGGTGATCCAAGCGTGCGTGAGGACGGAATCCGTCAGGAAGTGCGTCTTCACCTCGTCCTTGCTGGCCTGCGTGTGGAGGCAGAACCACCCGCATGAAAGACGGGGCCCGACCATCGTCGACGAGAACTGCTGGAGCGACGAGAGCTTCTGCCGCAACAACAAG CTATGGTTTGCACTCGGCAAGACGGCGGCAGAGAAGGCGGCCTGGAGGGCGGCCCGTGGGAGAGACCTGAAGCTCGTCACCGTCTGCCCCGCGCTGGTCACGGGGCCGGGGTTTCGCCGCCGCAACTCCACCGCCTCCATCGCGTACCTCAAGGGATCTGGTGTCATGCTCGCGGATGGCGTCCTGGCGACGGCGAACGTGGCGACGGTGGCCGAGGCCCACGTCCGGGTGTACGAGGCGATGGGCGACAACACGGCCGGCGGCAGGTACATCTGCTACGACCATGTGATCCAGAGAGCCGAGGAGTTCGCCGAGCTGGAGCGGCAGCTGGGGATCCCGAGCAGAACGGCGGCAGCGCAGAGCGTCGACGACGACGACCGTCCGGCGAGGTTCGAGCTCTGCAAAGGGAAGCTGGGGAGGCTCATGGCTTCGAGGAGGAGGTGCACGTACGATGACTATTACCGCCCTGTCACGTTCCAATAG